In Sulfitobacter sp. W027, a single window of DNA contains:
- a CDS encoding secondary thiamine-phosphate synthase enzyme YjbQ: MQTVFTLQTQGQALYEFTDDVARWLAGQSDGLLTLLLRHTSASLLIQENADPDVQRDLLAYFTRLVPPADAPQMGYLTHVAEGPDDMPAHIKASVLPVSLSIPVARGRMMLGTWQGIYLFEHRDAPHQRQIAAHFRPD, translated from the coding sequence ATGCAGACCGTCTTTACCCTTCAAACGCAAGGGCAAGCGCTTTACGAGTTTACTGATGACGTGGCCCGTTGGCTTGCGGGCCAGAGCGATGGGCTGTTGACTCTATTGTTGCGCCACACCTCCGCCTCCCTATTGATACAGGAAAATGCAGACCCAGACGTGCAGCGCGATCTGCTCGCCTATTTCACGCGGCTGGTGCCGCCCGCTGACGCGCCGCAGATGGGGTATCTCACCCATGTGGCGGAAGGTCCGGACGATATGCCTGCGCATATCAAAGCCTCGGTTCTGCCGGTGAGCCTCAGCATCCCCGTGGCGCGGGGGCGTATGATGCTGGGCACATGGCAGGGCATTTACTTGTTTGAGCATCGTGACGCGCCTCATCAACGCCAAATCGCTGCGCATTTCCGGCCCGACTGA